The region TAATCCGCCTGACTCTGACCTCCGCGTTGATGGATCGGTCAGGTTCGAGGGAAGGTGCGCGCTGAAAGGTGAAAGGTGGCTGCAACTTTGAAGACATTGACAGAAGCGTCCGACGGCCGACGCTGAAGGTGTTTGTTAATTTCTGCTTCATTGCACCCGGTTAAGGGTAAAGCTCTTGCCGCATAAGCATAAACACCGTGCGCTCGCTGTAGTGGGATTGGCCATCGGGTAAAGTACAGCCACTTCACCGTCTTCTTTTCGCTCACACACTTATCCCGAGCTATTTATAAGAGCCTCGAAAAGGGTGTACTGTTTAACTAATCGACTTCGATTCGAAGCACGGATTCGCGATGAAGAAGTTGCTTAAGCGGATTTGAGCGCCACCAACTTGATTTATGCCACCCCGTTGCCCGGTGATTGCGGATGCAGATTTAACATAATCGCTCGGGCATTAACATTCACTGCAAGGCAATACTGTTGACTCGAATACTTACCATGGTTCACAGTGACGCTCGAAGATGAGCGCCAGCACGACAACCGATACCACGTACAGGACGAGTGTGGCAATCAGTAGCATGATTTTGAACAGAATTTTGATAAACTGATGCACCGCACAGGTCAGTAAGGCAAGCAAGGTAAGCAATAGCAGAATCTGTTGGGCAGAAAGAGTACATTCTTGTCAGTAAGATGCTGGAATCCCAGTCGCCAGTCAGCCGTACTTACATTGATAATTTTCGACTCCTTACAATTACTAGGCCGCACGAGCGGATACTCGTCGTAAAGCGAAAGGTAAAAAATTAATGTctggaaggaacggaacgattAGGGTGTTTGTGTTGAGCATGAGAAATGAGATGACCGGCAATACGCACCAGTTTGTAGTAAGATAAACATATCACAGTAATGACGACGCAGAGCGATATCACTTGAGCTATCTCACGGTGGCCGTgaattttttgtgacactGCACGAAAGAAGGTGGACATTTTCTGCCGGATGCGAACAGGGAAGAGAAGTGTCAGGATTTGGTTCAACAATTACAAGGACGCTTCCGGATGCTTACCATATTTTCTCGCGTGAACACCGGTACGCAGGATATCAGCATGGCGAGCGTCAGGATGCCGTACACCCAGTAACTATACTGATCCCTATAGAGAAGCAACACAAATTGAGCCATTGACCTTGCCAGGTTCTGCGCTTCGCAAACTTACATCGAGAACACCAGCACCTGTATCGACATGATGCCGAAGAAGATTATGATGCTGCAGTAGAAATAAACGTTCAGCATCGGATCCGGTTCGAGGCAGTATTTGCGCTCGATGTCCTTCTTGATGAACGTTAAATGGAACCGCTTACAGTGATCCAACCGTAACCGATCGATACTGCGAGCGTCGATCGCCTTTATCAGATACTCGTTCACCTCCTCTTCGGtgctcttcggttcggttttatcGTTGAAACCCATCTTCGACCAGTGGCCCATCATGCGCAGCTCCTTCGAGATGTTCCCATTAACGGATGATGATTGCTTCGACATCGTGTGCTAGAAGAGAGCGACGAAAATCTCATAAAGTGTTTAGTGCTCCTAGGCGTCACCAAGACGGGTTCTTACAGGTCGATAGGATGCATCCTTGGGGACGATTAGGTAGGTCTGAATCTGATGATCCTTCAGGTAGCTATTCCGATCGGCACCACGGCCCTCCTCGACATCGTAGTGATCGCCCAGACACTTGAGCGTCTCCTTGGTGATGTGCACCCGTCCCGGAACCCCTCCACTTTCCATGTAATTCGCGAGCGTCACATCGTTGGACCAAACGTCAAACTGCCACTTTCGCAATCCAAGCACTCCACAGTGCACTCGGCCGGTATGAATGCCGACGCGCATGTTCACATTGACCGCCATCACCTCGCGTACCAGggcgatcgcatcgatcaTATCCAGACCCATCTCCACCGCACACAGTGCATGGTCTGGCCGTGCTTCCGGTAGTCCCGATACGCAATAGTAACAATCACCGAGCAGCTTAATACGCAAACAGTGATGCTCTTGGGCGAGCCGATCAAACCGAGCAAACAGTTCGTTCAACAGTCGGACCAACTCCTCGGCCGTACACTGATCACTCAGGCTCGTGAAACCGCAGATGTCCGCAAACAGAATGCTAACGTTCTCGTGTCGCTGGATGTAGATCTTGTGGAACTGAGCTTCCCGCGGTTGACCGGCGATATCGTTCTTCATCTCCATCGCAACGTGGCGTGGCAAGACGGAGAGAAGAAGCTGTTCCTGCTTTTGGTTCTCTCGTTGGATTTTTAGCCGTGCCTCGACACACTGGCGCGTCTCCATGAACGCTTTCCGCTGTGATTTCTCCTTTGGCCAGTGCAGCAGGATGCCGGTCGCGTTGGTGCAAGCCAACGTTATGAGATCGCAGTACAGCTGCAGCGCGAGATAGTGATTTAATTTCGATTGCGAATTGAAGTATCTTCTCCATTGACTTACCACATCCATGTCGTCGGACTCGTTCATGCAGAAGACCAGCACGATGTGAGCGATCGAAAGAAGACTTCCACCAACGACGGCTTCGCGCAGCCGAATGGGAAGCATCGTGTAGATGATGTAGATTGCAATCACCGTGCAGCCTCCGGAGGATGTGAACTTTCTGTTAAACATTTTAAGTGacaaagaaacataaatttcatttcaaaatgTTGGATAGAAACTAATGATCAAACAGGCTTTAACTGTCAATCAACGAACCACAGCCTACTCTGATTTAATTACACAATGTGCCCTGCAGCAGGTGACTAATGTCTTATGCGTGTAAATATATTGTAATCCGCTCAACAACCGCAAGTCGTCAATGAATACGTATCGCTCAACTGGGTGCCGAGTTCTATGAATATGGATTATGTTGTCGGTTATTGATTGGCAAACGGCACATTATGCAGCTGCTCTTGGCGACTGCAAATACATCTTTAAATGGCGTTTAAAGCAGTCCTTGGCATATTTAGAAGTTACAAAGTAGCACAGGGCAAGAACGGCTTGTTCGCTGATGGGCAGCACACTGACACAGGAGCTGGTGGAATCGTTTGGTACTTACTTGGCCGAGGTGGTAAAGCTGAAGCAAACGTCCAGCACGAGCAGCGTCACCATGATGACGTACGACACCTGGAACAGATAGATCTCGTTGATGCGCTGCTTGTACAGACACATCAGTAGCAGCGCGTACACGGTCGCACACACGCCCAGCACAATGATCTGCGTCATGTTGTCCTTCAGCAGCGTAAAGTAGTCCCGATTGCACAGCGGTATCTCGCCATCCTCCGAGTAGTCACTGCTCACGTTGGTCAACACTAGTGGCggcaccggcgacgacgacgacgacggcttcGTTGTGGAGCCGGATGCAACCGTGGATACCGTTTCCGGCGTTCCAGTTTCCGGCCACTGTACCGGGCCGGAGTTCTTCCCATGCTCTGTCGCCACGTTACCTTCATGGCGGCTGTCGTCGACGATAGCATTGCTGCTCCTGtgttggatgaaaatggaacgcGAAAGTTGTCAGTCAGGCGATGGGTGCTCGCATTTCGTGGTTTCTGTTGCTATTTAAGAGGCAAAATTGTTCGCGGTTAGTGTCGGGCGTGGGTTAGTAGTAGACCCTTTCCGGTCATGCTTGCCAGCTAGCCGGATGCAAACGCTAATTATGCAGCTCAACCTACTCGTTTCGAAGCTGACAAAAATGGAAtgtgatgctggatgctgaatgctggatgatgattaTCATGTCCACCAGAGCGAGCACCAGGTTACTAGAGCAGCCGACAAATGGACTGACAGGGTTGCAACTGTGTATCCATGGgaacgaaacgcaaaaaaaaactcgcgaGCATAGTTAATCGTTTCTCTAGGATTAGCCATCCGAAGAGTGGCCAGCACTGGAAAACACAATCCATTCTGCTCCTCGTCCCCGCCCCTCCAACCGGAAGGGTGTGGTTTTTCCGCTGGAATAATTCCATTAATGTTCAAACACCGTGAACGTGCGCTCGAGTCGAGCTTGTGCAAGCAACACTCATTCTGACGCAAGAAGCGGTCACCATGTGGAAGGTAAATGCTTCTCGCACCAGAgtcctgctgcttcttcctcctgGTAGCTTCTCGTGATAAAGGCTTCGGGGACACTATCCGAGCTGACGGTCAGATAAAGCTTAATAACAGAGACAGATAcctggagagagggagagagagcgcgcgagaaaCGACACCGGCTAATGGAACTGGAAGAAAAGGTAATGCCAGTTCATTATGATTAATTATGCCTATTTTGGTCATAATTTTGAGACCTTTTCCATCTTTCCCTCCTTCCTGAGCAGAGCATCATCTTCCCTGCCATGCTGAAATGCTACTGAGccgccagccggccggccagtccGACCGATTGCGAAGGCAGATCGAAGGCGAAGAGACAACGGAGCAATTGTAGTTcgcggatggacggacggacgcataAACCACGGCCTCGCTAATTAAGGTAACTCTTAATACCAGATCAGCGCAGATACCGGCGAGTACGGTTTGCGGTTCCGTGGTGGCCGAGCAGTACGACAGCAGGAAGGAACGAAGAAACTGCCCAAGTCACCCGGCCGCGTGGCAGGTGGTGCTTTAAACGATTTATTTATGGTTTCAAAGGTGTTGATGAATGAGAATCCTTAAAGACGGGCGTTCCAGTAACTACATCCTTTgacttctgttttttttttaagacaACAGccccacggccaccaccagcatggcgCTGATGATAAGCAGGATATGAAGTGTGTAATTagtaaacttttttttttgcatatcaCGCCTGCCAAGTGGCTTCGTCCTCTCCGTTCAGACCGCTGCGGTGTCTGGTTTTCTTGTGAAACCATTTATTAACTTCCGACCAACGTGACGAGTGAGTCCCGTGGAACTTGCTgttttcatcatcaatcaaagcGTTTTCTGGGGtgttctttgcttcttttctcggTCACACCCCAGCTCTTCTCTGATAATTGCTTGATAAATGATTGCGCCAGATGTTGCTCGCCAGATTGGGAcattgaatgatttttttttcatctccaaAAAGTGGATCATTTGTCGATGAGATCTCTATCATTCTGTTGAGATCtggaaaatgtgtaaaatcTGTAGACACTCCGTTGTCGAAATTGTTACCCTTTGATTGTTTACAGTGTTTCAATTTATGTTTAGACACTTCTGATGAAGGATGTATCTCTCTAGTGTCTATTAAATCAAAAAACGAACACAAGATGCAACGACCAATCTTACAGTTCGATCATAAAAGAACCAATTGACACCGattcaacaaaatcaaatTGGAAAAGTATCCAATTTCTTCACTTTAGCACACGTCGGGGACCCCACGAAACCCGCGCTAAGCGGATTGATGATTCACAGAAATCATCTTTTCGCGGCTGTTGGCCTGGAAGGCGTCAAAGCTTTTGGCCTTTTATCCTCTCAGCCGAGCCACCGAGCAGAGGGGCGaggaaaaattcaattttccatccagtTTGAGGCGAATTGCCGCACACCCACTCATCCCCTAATTGAGTgaagtgctgctggttgcaTTGCGGCTGCTTCAAACCTGTCATCGATTGACTGTGCGCGGGTCTTCAAACACTCCAACaggtcgtgatggtggtggtaaagtgATTGATATTCGCCCTTGCTTTCCCCTCTGGTATTAGACAAAGGCGATTAGGTGATGGGCCTGGATAGTGAGTCGCCAAAGGGCTACGACATTTGAAGGATCGTAGAGTTGCTGGAACGCTTGTTTACTTACCGGTGGTGTGCCATTCGTGGTGACCATCGTTTCTGCCGTCGTCCCACGCCAGAGATTGGATCGAAATCTCGGTCTTTCGTACGCCTGGTACGGTGGAGCAGTCGTTCCACCTCATCGCGACTACCTCCTGGATCGTCCTGTTCGTTAGTCGCTGGAAGGCTGGACGCCGCTGCATCATCCTCGGTGGTTGAATTGTCTCGTCGATCCGGAGGCTCCGGAGCGGACGGTTGCGAACCATTCCGGTTGTCATCAGCGAACGCATCGTCCTCGAATGCAAATGCCGCCGATGCCGTTGCATTGAGCGGGAACAATAGATCTGGGAGGCGGAAATTAACAGACATTTAATGTTGCTGAAACTTCATTTTTGGACAGGCGCCCAACGAGGACTCTCTCAATCCCTTCTGCCAAGATCCTTACACTGCCCTAAGGGAGCGATGATTGAGGCGTAGGGAATGGCCGCTTATCACTCACTCCAGGGCCAGGAAACGTAACACAATGGTTGCGAGGCGCTATCAACGGCGATGGCAGGGATTTCAgtgaaaccgaaccggaatcCGTAATACGGACAgatagcatcagcagcaggcaatAGCATCGCAGTCCGTCTTCTACGCAGCCTATCGGTGCTTCCTGGTTGGTTGCACAATgaccaacgaccaacgagGGTCGTTGCTTTTGCAACGGTACGGAACTCTTATCGTTTCATCGAATACTTTCGCCACCAGCCCAGGACGGGGTCAGTTAAATCCCGTTCCGTTACAAAACAGTGTTCAACACCCGGAAGGATGTGGAGTGAATGGAAAAGCTCGGTAAAATCGGGTTATCGCCCGTTCGGGGCTTCggggaaattgaaattcaatccTTGCTAGGCGGACCAATCGCCACCAATTGGAAGGGACAATGGATGACGTACGTCGAGAGGGGGGGAAGTTAATTGGAATGTAATGAGCCTGCTCACGCACGCTGTGTGCGATTAGGTAATGCCAATCATTAATCGTTTCACTCTTCTGGCCGAAGGTGCCATAAatggttgttgtggtggctAATGAGCTTGGCTAGAACCGTAGCTAGGTGAGCTCGAAAcgattatttattaatttaacaTGCTTCGTAGCAGCTGGAACGAACCGGTGCCACGAGAATGTCATTTGAAAACTCGTCAAACCATTTTTTTGATGccaacataaaacacaaactTCACGAAAATGAACGTCAAAGATCGCCGTGAAACTCGTAGCCTGGCACATCttgttaaacattttatttcatttccggCAGCATTATGCCATTTACCTTTATGCTATAGAACTCACGAGTCACAAAGCATCATCCGAATAGCATCGTTTAAATTATGATTACGTGCCTCCCCACGCCCCGGATGGAGTACGgtgttttgcgtttcgtttccaGTACCTTGCCGTGGCCATCATGATGCCGTGGAAGTTAATTTTCATAATGGAGACGCGAGCAAGGGCACAGAGTTGGACGCGATGCAAAACACAGAAGTTCCTTTCCTCGTTGACCTCACTGgccttggtggtgctgctgttggtaatTCACCGACCAACGTGACTGTGTTGTGGCCATATTTTGTGGACAAAACAGACGTTTTTGGATGCTggtttgtgcaaggagagaaaaagaaatactCTGATGCTAAAGCCGGCTGACAAAACACTCTACTAATGCTTGAGAACTTTAGCCGGACCATTCTCCGAACGATAAAGCCCGGATTGACCGACGGTCCAAACGGTGACAAGCGTCAGCGACACCATCGTTGACATATGTTTTAGATGAGAGCGCAACCAGCTAACCGAGCCCGTCTCTATGGTAACGTTTGTTTCGAGGTTAGGGATCACGTTAAATGCTGGTCCGTTTTTCGGTGCGGGACTTATCTGCTAATCTCTGCGACCGATGCAAACGtcacacagaacacacacgGCCAAACTTGTCAAAACACACGAATTGATGCTCCCGAAGGCGAGCTTTGGACGCGCCCTGGTCATCGTGTGTAACATCAAATCTGTTCCCATGATGCCACACCGACGCACCGGagcaagaggaggagaaagtttgtttttccttttatctCCCCGTGGCCAATTGGATGTGTTTGGAGTGACCGGACGGGCTCATCACCGTGGCTTAGCTCCTGCATGCTCCAGTAAGCTCGCTGCCCTGTCCTGCTGCGACTTACCTCGATTGCTGGGTGTTCCGTCGAGCGGTTGCTCGTAGCAGCTCTCCAGCGACTGCTGCAGGATGAACGTAAACACTAGATGTATTAGCGCTAAGATAAATATTAATCCTAACAGAAGCCACACGATGTGCACCGCATTGCTTTGATTCATGCGAAGGAAGTACCGCTGGTACAGCATCTCCACctaaggaaggaaaagagagagagagaaaagaagagaaagagagagagagaggaacatTAATGGAAGTTGCCAGGGATAACAGTAGAGCTGAGTGAACGCCATGATGGGGGAAATCTCATTAGTTGTCACCCTCGCGTTCTCGTTCTAGCGCGGTCCATCTCTCGAAGCTACTGGACATACAATCGCGTCGTCCAAGCCACAACGCCACAATTCGTGCTGAAGCACAACACGTACATGCTGCGGTACTCCCTTTTGCCCCCGACCGTGGGCGCTAAAACGAGCGACAGATTACAGGCAGTTACAATCCGGCTCGTGCCCGTTCCTGGTTCCGATCGATGGAAAACTTCTTCGCATCAGCGCCTGTCCCTTGTCCCCGCGTGCCTGTGGTGCAGcttgctgccagcagcagcccccaaGAGTTTATTATAGCCATTATGGTGACCTTCCCTGTTGATCGCTTAAGAAATCGATTGGACACTGATTGAGCCGCCCTCGAGTGCCGTGGGAGAGTCAGCGCGCGGCATTTGGCCTGCTTGGACGGGCCTacctttcttcctttgctgCATCAGCTGTTGTGAAAGGTGGGCCGGTAGGTTACCACTTCAGGGAGTTTCGTGATTGGGAGCGATGAATCGCATAACAGGTGGAGGGTCAGTGCCTCGTTTGGTATACCGGGAGCATTAGCTTTAATACTAAGGAATATACATTTCCGTTTTTAGCATCCTTGCCGGCCGCCATCACAACTATCGTACTCGTCATTTTGTTCTTTATGATACAATTTTATGAAGAATCGTCCGACAGAAAGTATCAGAAAATTATTCCTTCGTAGGGCCGTTCGAAATGGATACATTTCtctttgttctgtttttgaaATACCTTCCAACCCAGCATACCCGGGAGTATCTGCccgtgagcgatcgagcaagATTGAGTTGATTGACTTTCGGGTGACGCAGTGGGCTGTGGGTTGGTCGCTTGATACcaaatggatgaaaaattggatTTAATTACACGATAACGAGGCTCGCAACTTCTGCTCCAGAAAATCAGTCAAAGAACCTTTGACCTCGGTGTCTATCTTATCACGTTCatcgctgcagcagctcgtttACGGCTACTAGGTGGGTTGTTGATTTTACTGTTCAAACGATGGATCGAGTTGCTTGTTAAACGTCGAATCGCTTCTCCAGCTGACGGATCATTGGGTGTAAGCGGAATGATTCTTCGAATATTAAGTATATTCTGTGAAAGGTTTTTACTTCAATAGCTGCTCAAGCGTTTCAACGCATTCAGTGAAAGCATCATGTACCGAACCGGTGTAGAATACTGTACCACGAACCAACGGTTACTGAGATTGATTCGAGTAAATAATAGCGACTGCAAAAGTGTTCAGAAAGTTGTAGACCGGCATCAAGTTCACCATGCTAGAACCAACCACCATTTTGAGTTGGCATATTGAGCTTTTCATAAAAACATCCAGCGATTGGTATatcaaaaaatgaaacacaatcTTCCAATCATTTCTTATCGTTCTTTCGCAGCCAAATATTACCTTCCACATCATAATGGAGCTCGTTATGTTGTCAGCAtctgttacatttttttttgtgccactcTTTTTGAAATTAGCCGTCGATTCGCACGCCGTTCTTCGAGCAGTCGAGTCCGTACCATAAAGGTTTACCATTTGTACACCGTGACGGTACCCGAACGGAGCAGCGAACACGGATAATGGTTATTGTTATTAGCAATCATTTGTTTGGCCGGCACGACCTTTTCATGAAGCTGCGCTACTCTTTTCTATTAGGCTTCCGAGTCCGAGGGTACGGAATCGTTCTTGCTATTCCGATGGCACATGGTCGCTTACCATCGAAAACGGGAGTCCCCCATTTCGGACGATTGAAGGCGAATAGTCGCAGCAaaggaattgaattcaatcgCTCCGTTCGTTTACGGGCTGGTGCAACATAGTCAATTGTTTGTCTATTAAAATAGCGTAACAACACAACCGGGACAATGCAGACGAGTTCCTTTCGGGGTAAGTCCGTACCAAGGAGGTCTTACAGAGCTTCTCATATACTGTagtagttgctgttgtttatCCGAGCGTGCACCTGGCGTATGGAGAAGCAACGGAGAAGCCATTAAAAGCTCATCCATTCAGCCCTTCCCATGCGGTGCTCATGTTGCGCGAAAATGCTCCTCCTCGTGAGCGCATGCAAGGATTCACTTCTTGCCCCTTTTGTTCCTCCGGCCACAACAACatccgaaccggaaccggtcggCTGATGAGGTGCTGAGtgtaatgctgatgatgatgatgatgatgatgataataagtgtgggaatgctgctggcactAGCGGGTGTGCTTTTGTGAGCCATCTGGGAGCATCTTGAGGTTGAGGTTCTTCCGGTCCTTATGGTGGCTGCGGATGATGAGTGGACTAtcgagtgtttgttttatagTTTCTCTCCCCGCTGCTCCCTTTTGTCTGGTTTACGGAGGAACTCACAAACGGAGAAACAAGCTACACAAGAGCTCCGTACGAAGCGGCCCTCAAGATCGTTATGGCACAAATGGCACGAGGGCATTTCCGTGATTTTCCGAGCAGAGCCCAAGATTCCCCGCGTACACATCAACAGATGGTCGTTGCAGAAACCAATGCTTGAAGCTGTGGTCATTAGAGTGTATAGCTCCGGAGTAATGGTTGTATCCATCATCCTGAAGCATCAGAAAGCCAGTAAGTGCgcgcacgcgagagagagagagagagagagagagagagagagagagagagagagagagagagagagagagagagtgaaaggcAGCATATCGTGGACAAATATTGTTGTAATCTTATTAATGGTAAAGTTGAGTTGCGAGTTgcaagcaggcagcagcaggcgagtgTCCTTGAGATGATCCCCGTTGCTACATGCTACACTTTCAATGGCGAGCAAAGCGACAGCCAACAGGCCTGTAATTTCCATTAGAGAAATAATAAACTTTAAAATTCACGGACAGGAaagtctctctttctctcgcttgccATTCGACGCCTCAAAGTTATCGCGCTGCAATGCATCATTACATTGGGCACGTCTGCTTCGTGTTGTGCGCAGACGAGCCTCCTGTTGGCTCCTGCTGGCTCCTGCAGTTGCTTCAGTGGCTGTTGCTGAAAGTTTCTCGAATCCTTGGCCATGGAACTGGAGCGCTGTGTTGGAAAAGTTCAACTTCAGCACTGTAATAGGACTAAATTTCGCGCAAAACATTAACTTTCTTTAACTCGAAGAAATCCTGCAGGCACCCAGGCACAACAGCCCGCGGTGCGCTTTGTGCGGTGAAGTGTTTGGCCGGCCAGCGGAACACTGGGGCCGGTTTGTTCCGTAATTAAATGAATTTAAGCAGAACGGTCGACCAACCCTGAACCCGTGAAGAGTGCTGCTGGTCAGCACTCGGTGCGCTGATCCGGTGGCGGATAAATCGGCTTCTCGGCTaagtgaaataaattatttaaaacttGATCCGGCTGGATGGATTCCTGTATGAAGCCCGCGCGCTGGCCAACCCAAAGTCCTGCACCTTTTCACTCCTTGTTTTCGCTCCGGGGTCAGCTGCAGCCGCcggtgatggatggaaaatcaaacaaaaacaaatcaaaaacccaAAAGTCCCGTTggcattaaaaatgtaaaagctTTGGGCCTTTGGGTTGAGCGAAAGGTCACCACTGCGGATGGAGAGGGGCAACGCGCTGGAGTGAtttaaaaattatgaaaaatgtcaaaacaaTTCCAGCGACATGGTCAACTGGGCCCAGGTATCGCACTAGACCCGTAAACCTAACCCAGCCGAAAGACCGAAATACATAAATGAACAAAtaatatttacatttcatttggCCGCCGGTACCACGCACGTGGTACCATTATTGGCTACCATTCCATAAAAAGGGGACCGGGATTGATAATGGATTCTTTGGGAATAGTTGGATTCCATATTGCCCTCGGTACATCCGAGCCCTATACCCTTTCAGGAGGGTTGGGACTCCCCAAGTTCGGTGGACTATAATTGTGGAATTTTTGGTCATAAAATGTCTTCACATTCTTGACCGTACGGGCTTCGTAAATCAACCAGGAATGCGCTTCAGGACGGGTTTTTAGGGGAGGGCATTGTTGATGGACTGGCTTTTTTGGAGGGGGCTCTCCggatgaaatggaatcgaatacGCAGCCAGCTATTGCCAGGCGATCGGTCATATGCCAAGGTATTCGGCGAAGGATTGCCCTAAGGAGATTATAGAAGCGAATCCGGCGAATGTACAAGTTTTAAGAGATTTGTTTGACCTTTACGGAGTCACATCTCCCGTCTCGAATGCATGTTTGATGAACAAACTGGTACTGCCATTCATTTCATAATCTAATAACCGGGTCTTGATCTTGTAGCTTTTGTGAACTTTAACCTCCAGTTGTTTTACCATAAGACTGCCTCTTTCAAGTTCTGTTCTCTCCGTGTCTCAGCGTTTCGAGTGAAAGTATTTACCCACATGTCCGGGGAGACATTCCCGTCTCAAGAAGTTGTCCTTTAAAACGGGGACGCGGTGGAACTGGGctggcaaatatttgaaaagcGTACACGACACGCTTCTTCGTCTGGAGCACTGGAGTTCATTAAACCTTCCCTACCGAAACCAACAACCATTCCCGGTCGAGCATCCTTTAACCGGAGATGCTGCTTCACGTCCCAAAGCCTGCTATACCAGCGTCGCATGCTGCGTTTTGCTGCAACGAGCACCAAAGATTCTTCGCGACTTTTCTTTGTAATCGACCGCAGTCAGGGGTCGGTGTTGCTGGCTCCACACCGGAAAATTAATGAACAAGcgcagaaagaaaaacgacTCATACCGGCGGAAAAAGGAGAGGTCATTACAGTCACTAGCTCTCCGACTGCAAGCACGGTCTGCACGGGTTATTTGTACGGGAAAGTGCATTCGTTACGTGTTTTAATGGAGCTGGTGTAGTGCAGCCTTGACCTTGTAAACGGTTTGTTTCGTAATTATTTCGCGCGTCGAGATTGTCGATCAAATTActttcgatggaggcgcctggtttTTGGCGGGGAGAGGACGAAATGCAGCCAGTGCGGTGCTACGCGATGCAAAGACGTGGAACAAATGGTTGCAAATCGTTTTCGTTGTTGACGAGGGTTCTTGAAAATGGGATTCTGTTAGCAGTGGCTgagcttttaattaaaaccgtTCGTGGCGATGGTGCGACGGCGTAATTTgaatttggtttgatttgattgcagAGAAGATGCTTTGATACCAGCTAGCGTTCGTTTTCTATCAACTGTACTTTAAGTCGAAGGGTCTTGATTTGATGAAGCTTAggtgaaaaataattttattcTCCGGATGGTGCTCCAAAAACACCTCCATCTCTTCCTAAGATGCACGTCGGTCATGAAGCTGTTCATGGTTATCCACTGTAACGCGATTCTCGGAATCACCTAATTCACCGGTACTGGCTCAACCAAATGGTGATAAAGTTGTTTCTCCCGTGGCTAAATGGCTATTGCTGGCAATAAGTctactccaaaaaaaaaaccggcgcaAACAACGTTCGTTAcgccttcttctctctctttctctctctctctctctctctctctctctct is a window of Anopheles aquasalis chromosome 2, idAnoAquaMG_Q_19, whole genome shotgun sequence DNA encoding:
- the LOC126573337 gene encoding adenylate cyclase type 6; the protein is MTSPLPLLRSFSTENQRSSDWSKRFSLRIKQKSSNDGKLDFASLRKNKFARRCSSLRQQPTEQTTSSVTLELESASPAHSMTIHENSSPKKPKWEVIEHFKSNVRGQESISSSLIAAGVTAFNLDDTNSNYSGTPSIRKKSFQIYSGAAQEELEPLNNLNINNTAEGVFDTSRCWNTIKCLFNGVICSHKFKNVQVEMLYQRYFLRMNQSNAVHIVWLLLGLIFILALIHLVFTFILQQSLESCYEQPLDGTPSNRDLLFPLNATASAAFAFEDDAFADDNRNGSQPSAPEPPDRRDNSTTEDDAAASSLPATNEQDDPGGSRDEVERLLHRTRRTKDRDFDPISGVGRRQKRWSPRMAHHRSSNAIVDDSRHEGNVATEHGKNSGPVQWPETGTPETVSTVASGSTTKPSSSSSPVPPLVLTNVSSDYSEDGEIPLCNRDYFTLLKDNMTQIIVLGVCATVYALLLMCLYKQRINEIYLFQVSYVIMVTLLVLDVCFSFTTSAKKFTSSGGCTVIAIYIIYTMLPIRLREAVVGGSLLSIAHIVLVFCMNESDDMDVLYCDLITLACTNATGILLHWPKEKSQRKAFMETRQCVEARLKIQRENQKQEQLLLSVLPRHVAMEMKNDIAGQPREAQFHKIYIQRHENVSILFADICGFTSLSDQCTAEELVRLLNELFARFDRLAQEHHCLRIKLLGDCYYCVSGLPEARPDHALCAVEMGLDMIDAIALVREVMAVNVNMRVGIHTGRVHCGVLGLRKWQFDVWSNDVTLANYMESGGVPGRVHITKETLKCLGDHYDVEEGRGADRNSYLKDHQIQTYLIVPKDASYRPHTMSKQSSSVNGNISKELRMMGHWSKMGFNDKTEPKSTEEEVNEYLIKAIDARSIDRLRLDHCKRFHLTFIKKDIERKYCLEPDPMLNVYFYCSIIIFFGIMSIQVLVFSMDQYSYWVYGILTLAMLISCVPVFTRENMKMSTFFRAVSQKIHGHREIAQVISLCVVITVICLSYYKLTLIFYLSLYDEYPLVRPSNCKESKIINILLLLTLLALLTCAVHQFIKILFKIMLLIATLVLYVVSVVVLALIFERHCEPWFLTTERFLIDVAFLVVFVIGQIMHSQQTEITRRLDFIWKLQATEEKEDMEHLQAYNRKLLANILPVHVADHFLMREKNIEEIYHEQCDTVCVMFASIPNFSEFYIELEGNNEGVECLRLLNEIIVDFDELLALERFRFVEKIKTTGSTYMAASGLTADSCDKTDFQHVTAMIDYALELFQKITDVNEHSFNNFRMRIGINIGPVVAGVIGTRKPQYDIWGNAVNVASRMDSTGLMDHIQVTEDVYQIVKDKGYNLTCRGTVNVKGKGTMITYLMPGLAKETTN